Sequence from the Candidatus Methylomirabilota bacterium genome:
CGGCGGCTCAAGCGAGGAAAGTCCCATCCCCGCTTGTCCGGCAAGACCTTGGCCTTGATCTTCGAAAAGCCTTCGCTCAGAACCCGGGTGAGCTTCGAGGTGGCCATGGCCCACCTGGGGGGGTATGCGATCTACTTAGCTCCGCAGGACATCCGGTTGGGGGCGCGAGAGACTGTAGAGGACGGGGCCCGAAATCTCTCACGTTGGGTGGATGGGATCGTCGCCCGTACCTTCGAGCACGCGCAGGTGGAGCGGCTTGCCCAGTACACGACGGTCCCCGTGATCAACGGCCTGACCGATCTGCTACATCCCTGCCAGGTCCTGTGTGACCTCTTCACCTTGCACGAGAAGAGAGAGAAACTCAAAGGGCTCCGGGTCGCCTTCATTGGGGATGGCAATAACGTCTGTAATTCGTGGCTGTACGGGGCGGCGAAGATGGGGATCCATTTCACCGTGGCCTGCCCAAAGGGGTACGAACCCCACCGCGATGTGTTCACCAAGGCGCGGGCGGAGTCAGAGGCGACTTACGCCGTGCTGGAGATAACCCATGATGCAGCCCGCGCGGCTCGTGAGGCGGATGTGCTTTACACCGATGTGTGGGCCAGCATGGGCCACGAGGAGCAGCGAGCCAAGCGGATGCGTGATTTTCAGGGCTTCCAGGTAAATCAGAGCCTTGTAAACTTGGCGCAGAAGGATGTGCAGGTGATGCACTGCTTGCCGGCCCATCGGGGGGAAGAGATCACCGATGAGGTGATGGATGGGCTACACTCCATCATCCTAGACCAGGCGGAAAACCGGCTTCATCTGCAGAAGGCAATCCTGGTCAAGCTCTTGGGAGACGAATCGTGATGGGCTGAGCCTTGTGTCCGGGTGGAACAGGTGAGGAAAACAGGGAGCGTGGCGGCAAAGATCAAGAAAGTTGTGTTGGCGTACAGTGGTGGGCTTGATACGTCGGTGATCCTGCACTGGCTCATCGAGACCTACGGGTGTGAGGTCATTGCCTATTGCGCCGATCTGGGCCAGGGGGAGGAGCTCGATGACGTAAAGGAGAAAGCGCTGAAGACGGGGGCCACCCGGGTCTACATCGAAGATCGTAAAGAAGAGTTTGTCCGGGATTTTGTCTTTCCCTGCCTCAGGGCCAATGCCGTGTATGAAGGGGGATACCTGCTCGGCACCTCTATGGCACGGCCCCTGATCGCCAAAGGGCAGATAGAGATCGCCCGACGGGAGAAGGCCAATGCGGTCGCCCACGGGGCCACCGGGAAAGGAAATGACCAGGTACGCTTCGAACTGACCTACCTGGCCTTCGATCCGCACATCACCATTATTGCCCCATGGCGGGAGTGGAATCTGCAGTCCCGCTCCGACCTGATTGCCTATGCCAAAAAACATGGCATTGCAATCCCTGTTACCCCAGAGAAGCCTTACTCGAGTGATCGGAATCTCTTTCACATCAGCTTCGAGGGGGGTGTGCTCGAGGATCCGTGGCGAGAGCCGCCCGAAGGGATGTTCACCCTGACCATTTCCCCTGAAAAGGCCGCTGACCGGCCGACCTATGTTGAGGTCGAGTTCACAGAGGGTCTTCCGGTGGCAGTGAACGGTCGGAAACTCTCGCCGGCAAAGTTGCTCACCACGCTGAACGAGATGGGCGGCAAGAACGGTATCGGCCGGGTTGATATCGTTGAGAACCGATACGTGGGGATGAAGTCCCGAGGGGTCTATGAAACACCAGGCGGGACGATCCTGCACATCGCCCATCGGGCGGTAGAGTCGATCACGATGGATCGGGAGGTCATGCACTTCCGGGATGGGCTGATCCCTCGCTTCGCCGAGCTGGTCTACTACGGGTACTGGTATTCACCCGAGATGGAAGTCCTACAACGGACGATAATCGAAACCCAGAAGCCCGTCACCGGGACCGCTCGGCTCAAGCTCTACAAAGGCAATTGCACCGTAGTGGGGAGAAAGTCTCCAGCCCCCCTCTACGATTCTGCGATGGCCACATTCGAGGAGGATCAGGTCTACCGGCAGAAGGACGCCGAGGGGTTCATCCGATTGAACGCCTTGAGGTTGCGTTTGCAAGCCATGCAGCGGCGACGAGGGAAAAAGTAGGGATGGGAAAGAGGAAGAAGCCGTGGGGTGGGAGGTTCGCCGGACCAACCGAGCGAAAGGTTGAGGAGTATACCGCCTCGCTCCCCTTTGAATGGCGTCTCTACCCGTACGATATTCAGGGCTCTATCGCCTATGCCCAAGCCTTGGTGAAGGCTGGCGTCCTCACGGAAGTTGAGGGGGGGCGCATTACTCGAGGGCTGGAAGAGATCCACAAGAAATTGGACGAGGGGCAGATAGATCTCGATCCGGTGCACGAAGACATTCACATGTATATTGAGCATCGGCTGATTGAGAAGGTCGGCGAGCTGGGTGGCAAACTCCACACCGGCCGCAGCCGAAACGAGCAGGTTGCGTTGGACCTCCGCCTGTATCTGAAGACGGAGATAGGCCAGATCGTGGGGGAGATCCGTGAGCTTCAGGAAGCCCTTTTGGATCAGGCAGAGACGCACCTCGACGTGGTCATGCCGGGCTATACCCACCTGCAGCGGGCCCAGCCGGTGCTCTGGGCCCATCACCTCATGGCGTATGTGGAGATGCTCGGCCGCGATGTGGCGAGATTCAAAGATTGTCTCACGCGGGTCACCATTATGCCTCTGGGATCTGGGGCGTTGGCTGGGACCGCTTACCCCATTGACCGGGCTGAGCTCGCCCAGGACCTGGGCTTTTCCGAGGTGGCCCGAAACAGCATCGATGCCGTTTCGGACCGGGATTTCGCTCTAGAGTTTCTGGCGGGGGCGAGCATCACCATGATGCATCTTTCCCGCCTCAGCGATGAGATAATCCTCTGGGCGACCGCGGAGTTTGGCTTCGTTGATCTCCCCGAGGCGTATACCACCGGCTCGAGTCTCATGCCCCAAAAAAAGAACCCCGACGTGGCCGAACTCGCCCGCGGCAAGACGGGTCGGATCTTCGGCGATCTCATCGCGCTTCTCACCACCACGAAGGGGCTTCCATTGAGTTATAACAGAGACCTTCAGGAGGATAAGGAGCCGGTCTTCGATGCGGTAGACACACTCCGAGGGACCCTACAGGTCCTGGCCCCGATGGTTCAGGGCCTTCGGGTGGATGCCGAACGGATGCGCCGAGCAACGGAGGAAGGGTTTTTGAATGCCACCGATGCTGCGGATTATCTGGTCAGCAAAGGCCTTCCCTTTCGTCAGGCCCATGAGGTCGTGGGGAAAATCGTGCGGTACTGCCTGGACCATCATAAGCAGCTCGATCAGCTCTCCCTGGAGGAACTTTTGCGGTATTCCTCCCTCTTTGACGAGGGGTTCTACCATTATATCGCACTGGAGCCATCTCTCCGTCGGCGGGGCAATGTGGGCGGGACGGCTCCTGAACGGGTCCGAGAGGCGATCCTTATGGCGAGGGACGAACTCAAAAAAGGAAAGGGATGAGGATGCGCGCCCGCATCATCCTCCTTCTCGTTGGCACGTGGATTCTTACGGCCTGCGGTGTGAAGAGTCCTCCGAGACCTCCAAAGCCGAAGAAAGCCCCCGCGACAACCTCAGAGATCGAAGTGGTGCCCCGAGCGGGCGCGGCCAAAAAGTTGTCAGCAACCTTTTCAACCATTCGCCTGACCTGCTAATTGCTAATCAGATTCCCGGCGCCCAGTCCCACCAAATCAGGTCCTTCCATCGCCCTGCTACCACGTTGCTACCACAATGGTCCCCCCGCAAGGCCCCAGTTGTAGGCCGTCCCGCAGCCTACTCGTCGGGTACTCTGGGCGCGGGGTGGCCCTTGAGCCGTGCTTCCACCAGACGAGCCAGGAAGGCCGCGAACTGCTCGATGTTCTGCTCTATGCTGGCAGCTTCGAGCGCCGCCATGTATTCGTTGCGTTTCTCGACCGGCAGCACAGTCCACGGATAGCCGCCGCCGGCGAGCATGACATTCATCAGAAATCGGCCCATACGGCCGTTGCCGTCCTTATAGGGATGGATGTACACAAACACGAAATGACCCAATACGACCCGCACGGACGGCTCTTCCTCCTCCCGCAGCAGATCGAAAAACGCCGGCATAAGATCGCGCACCGCCTCGTGGCGGGGCGGCACGTGCCTCGAGCGCTGGATATAGACCTGGTCGCTGCGGTACCCTGCGAGGTCGGCTG
This genomic interval carries:
- the argF gene encoding ornithine carbamoyltransferase; its protein translation is MKRDLVSIRDFTREEIEALFSLATDLKRRLKRGKSHPRLSGKTLALIFEKPSLRTRVSFEVAMAHLGGYAIYLAPQDIRLGARETVEDGARNLSRWVDGIVARTFEHAQVERLAQYTTVPVINGLTDLLHPCQVLCDLFTLHEKREKLKGLRVAFIGDGNNVCNSWLYGAAKMGIHFTVACPKGYEPHRDVFTKARAESEATYAVLEITHDAARAAREADVLYTDVWASMGHEEQRAKRMRDFQGFQVNQSLVNLAQKDVQVMHCLPAHRGEEITDEVMDGLHSIILDQAENRLHLQKAILVKLLGDES
- a CDS encoding argininosuccinate synthase produces the protein MAAKIKKVVLAYSGGLDTSVILHWLIETYGCEVIAYCADLGQGEELDDVKEKALKTGATRVYIEDRKEEFVRDFVFPCLRANAVYEGGYLLGTSMARPLIAKGQIEIARREKANAVAHGATGKGNDQVRFELTYLAFDPHITIIAPWREWNLQSRSDLIAYAKKHGIAIPVTPEKPYSSDRNLFHISFEGGVLEDPWREPPEGMFTLTISPEKAADRPTYVEVEFTEGLPVAVNGRKLSPAKLLTTLNEMGGKNGIGRVDIVENRYVGMKSRGVYETPGGTILHIAHRAVESITMDREVMHFRDGLIPRFAELVYYGYWYSPEMEVLQRTIIETQKPVTGTARLKLYKGNCTVVGRKSPAPLYDSAMATFEEDQVYRQKDAEGFIRLNALRLRLQAMQRRRGKK
- the argH gene encoding argininosuccinate lyase codes for the protein MGKRKKPWGGRFAGPTERKVEEYTASLPFEWRLYPYDIQGSIAYAQALVKAGVLTEVEGGRITRGLEEIHKKLDEGQIDLDPVHEDIHMYIEHRLIEKVGELGGKLHTGRSRNEQVALDLRLYLKTEIGQIVGEIRELQEALLDQAETHLDVVMPGYTHLQRAQPVLWAHHLMAYVEMLGRDVARFKDCLTRVTIMPLGSGALAGTAYPIDRAELAQDLGFSEVARNSIDAVSDRDFALEFLAGASITMMHLSRLSDEIILWATAEFGFVDLPEAYTTGSSLMPQKKNPDVAELARGKTGRIFGDLIALLTTTKGLPLSYNRDLQEDKEPVFDAVDTLRGTLQVLAPMVQGLRVDAERMRRATEEGFLNATDAADYLVSKGLPFRQAHEVVGKIVRYCLDHHKQLDQLSLEELLRYSSLFDEGFYHYIALEPSLRRRGNVGGTAPERVREAILMARDELKKGKG